In the genome of Mytilus edulis chromosome 3, xbMytEdul2.2, whole genome shotgun sequence, one region contains:
- the LOC139516219 gene encoding uncharacterized protein gives MLQSTQHCLVLLLFALANGSGYGNGKTTNVVVNKGHGYGYDDDGYGNGKTTKIVVNKGNAYGYDNDGYGNDKTTKIVVNKGNAYGYDNDGYGNDKTTKIVVNKGNGYGYDHDNYQNGKTKIIVNKGNGYGYDHDSYGNGKTTKIVVNKGSGYGYNGYRNRRTNIIVNKGSGYVYNNDGYGIGYGYGYNGYRNRKTNIIVNKGSGYGNGYNGYGNGYGYGNRYGYRNIYGYGNRYGYGNNGYRNGKTSIIVNKGSGYGYNNNGYGNGYGYGNIYGYGNRYGYGNNGYRNGRTNIIVNKGSGYGNGYNGYGNGYGYGNRYGYRNIYGYGNRYGYGNNGYRNGKTNIIVNKGSGYGYNNNGYGIGYGYGNVYGYGNRYGYGNNGYRNGRTNIIVNKGSGYGYNNDGYGNGYGYGNIYGYGNIYGYGYNGYGNGKTNIIVNKGSGYGYNNGGYGKRYGYGNIYGNGNIYGYGNIYGYGNRYGYGYNGYGNGKTDIFVNKGNGYGYGNTYGFGYNGYGNGKTNIFVNKGSGYGYNNDGYGNGYGYGNIYGYGNRYGYGNNIYRNGRTNIIVNKGSGYGYNNDGYGNGYGYGNIYGYGNTYGYGYNGYGDGKTNIIVNKGSGYGYNYDGYGNGFGYGNIYGYGNIYGYGYNGYRNGKTNIIVNKRSGYSYNNDGYGNGYGYGYNSYGNGKTKIIVNKGSGYGYHNDGYGNIKDKLFYKY, from the exons ATGCTCCAATCAACACAACATTGTTTGGTCTTGCTTCTTTTTGCATTGG CAAATGGAAGTGGTTATGGAAATGGTAAAACAACAAACGTTGTTGTAAATAAAGGACATGGATATGGTTATGATGACGATGGTTATGGAAACGGTAAAACAACGAAAATTGTTGTAAATAAAGGAAATGCATATGGTTACGACAACGACGGTTATGGAAATGATAAAACAACGAAAATTGTTGTAAATAAAGGAAATGCATATGGTTACGACAACGACGGTTATGGAAATGATAAAACAACGAAAATTGTTGTAAATAAAGGAAATGGATATGGTTATGATCACGACAATTATCAAAatggtaaaacaaaaattatagtaAATAAAGGAAATGGATATGGTTACGATCATGACAGTTACGGGAAcggtaaaacaacaaaaatcgtAGTAAATAAAGGTAGTGGTTATGGTTACAACGGTTATAGAAATAGAAGAACAAATATCATTGTAAATAAAGGAAGTGGATATGTTTACAATAACGACGGTTATGGAATTGGATATGGTTATGGTTACAACGGTTatagaaatagaaaaacaaatatcattgtaAATAAAGGAAGTGGATATGGTAATGGTTACAACGGTTATGGAAATGGATATGGTTATGGAAATAGATATGgttatagaaatatttatggTTATGGAAATAGATACGGTTATGGTAACAACGGTTATAGAAATGGAAAAACAAgcatcattgtaaataaaggAAGTGGATATGGTTACAATAACAACGGCTATGGAAATGGATATGGTTATGGAAATATATATGGTTATGGAAATAGATATGGTTATGGTAACAACGGTTATAGAAATGGAAGAACAAATATCATTGTAAATAAAGGAAGTGGATATGGTAATGGTTACAACGGTTATGGAAATGGATATGGTTATGGAAATAGATATGgttatagaaatatttatggTTATGGAAATAGATACGGTTATGGTAACAACGGTTATAGAAATGGAAAAACAAACATCATTGTAAATAAAGGAAGTGGATATGGTTACAATAACAACGGCTATGGAATTGGATATGGTTATGGAAATGTATATGGTTATGGAAATAGATATGGTTATGGTAACAACGGTTATAGAAATGGAAGAACAAATATCATTGTAAATAAAGGAAGTGGATATGGTTACAATAACGACGGCTATGGAAACGGATATGGTTATGGAAATATATATGGTTATGGTAATATATATGGTTATGGTTACAACGGTTATGGAAatggaaaaacaaatatcattgtaAATAAAGGAAGTGGATATGGTTACAATAACGGCGGCTATGGAAAAAGATATGGTTATGGAAATATATATGGTAATGGAAATATATATGGTTATGGAAATATATATGGTTATGGGAATAGATATGGTTATGGTTACAACGGTTATGGAAATGGAAAAACAGATATCTTTGTAAATAAAGGAAATGGATATGGTTATGGAAATACATATGGTTTTGGTTACAACGGTTATGGAAATGGAAAAACAAATATCTTTGTAAATAAAGGAAGTGGATATGGTTACAATAACGACGGCTATGGAAATGGATATGGTTATGGAAATATATATGGTTATGGAAATAGATATGGTTATGGTAACAACATTTATAGAAATGGAAGAACAAATATCATTGTAAATAAAGGAAGTGGATATGGTTACAATAACGACGGCTATGGAAATGGATATGGTTATGGAAATATATATGGTTATGGAAATACATATGGTTATGGTTACAATGGTTATGGAGatggaaaaacaaatatcattgtaAATAAAGGAAGTGGGTATGGTTACAATTACGACGGCTATGGAAACGGATTTGGTTATGGAAATATATATGGTTATGGTAATATATATGGTTATGGTTACAACGGTTACAGAAatggaaaaacaaatatcatagtAAATAAAAGAAGCGGATATAGTTACAATAACGACGGGTATGGAAATGGATATGGTTATGGTTATAACAGTTATGGAAAtggaaaaacaaaaatcatagtAAACAAAGGAAGTGGATATGGTTACCATAACGACGGTTATGGAAATATCAAAGACAaactgttttataaatattaa
- the LOC139516218 gene encoding probable serine/threonine-protein kinase clkA, with protein sequence MLQFKQHCLVLLLIALANGSSYGKSKTTNIEINKGRGYSYDHDGYGNDKTTNIVVNKGNGYGYDHDGYGKDKTTKIVVNKGHGYGYDHDGYGNGKSTKIIVNKGHGYGYAHDGYGNGKTTKIIVNKGNGYGYDYDGNENDKTKIIVNKGYGYGYDHDGYGNGKLTKIIVNKGNGYGHDHDGYGNGKSTKIIVNKGHGYGYDHDGYGNGKSTKIIVNKGNGYGYDHDGYGNGKSTKIIVNKGNGYGYDHDGYGNGKSTKIIVNKGNGYGYNNNGFGNGKTHIIVNKGNGYGYNNNGYGNDKTHIIVNKGNTYGYRNNGYGNGKTHIIVNKGNGYGYNNNGYGNGKLTNIIVNKGNGYGYDYDDGCGNDKTTKIVVNKGDGYGNDHTGYGNGKTHIIVNKGNGYGNRNNGYRYGYLNTGYGNGKTHIIVNKGNGYGYRNNGYGNDKTHIIVNKGNGYGYRNNGYGYGYRNNGYGNGKTHIIVKKGNGYGYRNNGYGNDKTHIIVNKGNEYGYRNNGYGYGYRNNGYGNGKTHIIVNKGNGYGYRNNGYGYGYRNNGYGNGKTHIIVNKGNGYGYRNNGYGNDKTHIIVNKGNGYGYRNNGYGYGYRNNGYGNGKTHIIVNKGNGYGYRNNGYVNDKTHIIVNKGNGYGYRNNGYGYGYRNNGYGNGKTHIILNKGNGYGYNNNGYGNDKTHIIVNKGNGSGYRNNGYGNGKTHIIVNKGNGYGYRNNGYVYGYRNNSYGNDKTHIIVNKGNGYGYRNNGYGYGYRNNGYGNGYRNNGYGNDKTTKIIVNKGHRYSHDYGSYGNGNGLVRHIHEGNRGYNGINRNSGRRSTINSITFTNRGYGV encoded by the coding sequence CAAATGGAAGTAGTTATGGAAAAAGCAAAACAacaaacattgaaataaataaaggaCGTGGATATAGCTACGATCACGATGGTTATGGAAACGATAAAACAACTAATATtgtggtaaataaaggcaatggATATGGTTACGACCACGATGGTTATGGAaaagacaaaacaacaaaaattgtAGTAAATAAAGGACATGGATATGGTTACGATCACGACGGTTATGGAAATGGTAAATCAACaaaaatcatagtaaataaagGACATGGATATGGTTACGCTCACGACGGTTATGGAAATGGTAAAACAacgaaaatcatagtaaataaagGAAATGGATATGGTTACGATTATGACGgtaatgaaaatgataaaacaaaaatcatagtGAATAAGGGATATGGGTATGGTTACGATCACGACGGTTATGGAAATGGTAAATTAacgaaaatcatagtaaataaagGAAATGGATATGGTCACGATCACGACGGTTATGGAAATGGTAAATCAacgaaaatcatagtaaataaagGACATGGATATGGTTACGATCACGACGGTTATGGAAATGGTAAGTCAacgaaaatcatagtaaataaagGAAATGGATATGGTTACGATCACGACGGTTATGGAAATGGTAAATCAACGAAAATCATAGTAAACAAAGGAAATGGATATGGTTACGATCATGACGGTTATGGAAATGGTAAATCAacgaaaatcatagtaaataaagGTAATGGATATGGTTACAATAACAATGGTTTTGGAAATGGTAAAACTCACATCATAGTAAATAAAGGAAATGGATATGGTTACAATAACAATGGTTATGGAAATGATAAAACTCACATCATAGTAAATAAGGGAAATACATATGGCTACAGAAACAACGGTTATGGAAATGGTAAAACTCACATCATAGTGAATAAAGGAAATGGATATGGTTACAATAACAACGGTTATGGTAATGGTAAATTAACGAACATTATAGTAAATAAAGGAAATGGATATGGTTATGATTACGACGACGGTTGTGGAAATGATAAAACAACGAAAATTGTAGTAAACAAAGGTGATGGTTATGGTAACGACCACACCGGTTATGGAAATGGTAAAACTCACATCATAGTAAATAAAGGAAATGGATATGGTAACAGAAACAACGGTTATCGATACGGTTACCTAAACACTGGTTATGGAAATGGTAAAACTCACATCATAGTAAACAAGGGAAACGGATATGGTTACAGAAACAACGGTTATGGAAATGATAAAACTCACATCATAGTAAATAAAGGAAATGGATATGGTTACAGAAACAACGGTTATGGATACGGTTACCGAAACAATGGTTATGGAAATGGTAAAACTCACATCATAGTAAAGAAGGGAAACGGATATGGTTACAGAAACAACGGTTATGGAAATGATAAAACTCACATCATAGTAAATAAAGGAAATGAATATGGTTACAGAAACAACGGTTATGGATATGGTTACCGAAACAATGGTTATGGAAATGGTAAAACTCACATTATAGTAAATAAAGGAAATGGTTATGGCTACAGAAACAACGGTTATGGATATGGTTACAGAAACAATGGTTATGGAAATGGTAAAACTCACATCATAGTAAATAAGGGAAATGGATATGGTTACAGAAACAACGGTTATGGAAATGACAAAACTCACATCATAGTAAATAAAGGAAATGGATATGGTTACAGAAACAACGGTTATGGATATGGTTACCGAAACAATGGTTATGGAAATGGTAAAACTCACATCATAGTAAATAAAGGAAATGGATATGGTTACAGAAACAACGGTTATGTAAATGACAAAACTCACATCATAGTAAATAAAGGAAATGGATATGGTTACAGAAACAACGGTTATGGATATGGTTACCGAAACAATGGTTATGGAAATGGCAAAACTCACATCATATTAAATAAAGGAAATGGATATGGTTACAATAACAATGGTTATGGAAATGATAAAACTCACATCATAGTAAATAAAGGAAATGGTTCTGGCTACAGAAACAACGGTTATGGAAATGGTAAAACTCACATCATAGTAAATAAAGGAAATGGATATGGTTACAGAAACAACGGTTATGTATATGGTTACCGAAACAATAGTTATGGAAATGATAAAACTCACATCATAGTAAATAAAGGGAATGGATATGGTTACAGAAACAACGGTTATGGATATGGTTACAGAAACAACGGTTATGGAAATGGTTACAGAAACAACGGTTATGGAAATGATAAAACAACGAAAATAATAGTAAATAAAGGACATAGATATAGTCACGATTACGGCAGTTATGGTAATGGTAACGGTTTAGTCAGACATATTCACGAAGGAAATAGAGGATATAATGGTATAAATAGAAATAGTGGAAGGAGATCTACCATAAACAGTATTACCTTCACTAATAGAGGATATGGTGTATAG